A region from the Streptomyces sp. 3214.6 genome encodes:
- a CDS encoding DUF3515 domain-containing protein, translating into MNLFRHRPLGLPVLVLLITVAGCSSADDSASVSVPSPGAKTVKLCGNLDKALPSKVDGESRHDPEPASALTAGWGGPEIILRCGVAQPPKMIDPKVSEGADPDAVAGGVNGVDWLMEKRDGGGNRFTTANRSAYVEVTVPDGVDSSGALIDLAPAIKKAIPEGIAD; encoded by the coding sequence GTGAACCTTTTCCGTCACCGGCCGCTCGGTCTGCCCGTCCTCGTCCTGCTGATCACGGTCGCGGGCTGCTCCTCAGCAGACGACAGCGCGTCGGTGTCGGTTCCCAGCCCCGGTGCGAAGACCGTGAAGCTGTGCGGGAACCTGGACAAGGCACTGCCGTCGAAGGTGGACGGTGAGAGCCGCCACGATCCCGAGCCCGCCTCCGCGCTGACCGCGGGCTGGGGAGGCCCGGAGATCATACTGCGCTGTGGTGTCGCACAGCCGCCGAAGATGATCGACCCGAAGGTCTCGGAGGGCGCCGACCCGGACGCGGTGGCCGGCGGGGTGAACGGCGTCGACTGGCTGATGGAGAAGCGGGACGGTGGGGGAAACCGCTTCACCACGGCCAACCGGAGCGCGTATGTCGAGGTGACGGTGCCGGACGGCGTGGACAGCTCCGGCGCGCTGATCGATCTGGCGCCGGCCATCAAGAAGGCGATCCCCGAGGGGATCGCCGACTAG
- a CDS encoding D-alanine--D-alanine ligase family protein translates to MSTENLPQSPQQPVRKPRVAVVFGGRSSEHGISVVTAGAVLRAIDRTKYEVLPIGITREGRWFLTADAPDRMAITDRRTPDVDELAESRDGGVVLPVDPANREVVYYEAGSVPKALGEVDVVFPVLHGPYGEDGTLQGLLELSGVPYVGSGVLASAVGQDKEYMKRVFTSFGLKVGPYVVIRPREWEQDESAARKKIVDLAGEHGWPLFVKPARAGSSIGITKVDDLSGLDEAIAEARRHDPKILVEAALRGREIECGVLEFEDGPRASVPAEIPPPDAHAYYDFDAKYIDSTPGIVPAPLTDEESAEVRRLAVDAFEAASCEGLVRADFFLTEDGEFVINEINTMPGFTPISMYPAMWQATGIAYPELVDRLIQAALRRPTGLR, encoded by the coding sequence ATGAGCACCGAGAACCTCCCCCAGAGCCCTCAGCAGCCCGTCCGCAAGCCGCGGGTGGCCGTCGTCTTCGGCGGCCGCAGCTCCGAGCACGGGATCTCCGTGGTCACCGCCGGCGCGGTCCTGCGGGCCATCGACCGGACCAAGTACGAGGTCCTGCCGATCGGCATCACGCGCGAGGGCCGCTGGTTCCTCACCGCCGACGCGCCCGACCGCATGGCGATCACCGACCGCCGTACGCCCGACGTCGACGAACTCGCCGAGTCGCGGGACGGCGGCGTGGTGCTCCCCGTCGACCCCGCGAACCGCGAAGTCGTCTACTACGAGGCCGGATCGGTGCCCAAGGCGCTCGGCGAGGTCGACGTCGTCTTCCCGGTGCTGCACGGCCCGTACGGCGAGGACGGCACCCTGCAGGGCCTGCTGGAGCTCTCCGGCGTCCCGTACGTCGGTTCGGGCGTGCTCGCCTCGGCCGTCGGCCAGGACAAGGAGTACATGAAGCGGGTGTTCACCTCCTTCGGGCTCAAGGTCGGCCCGTACGTGGTGATCCGGCCGCGCGAGTGGGAGCAGGACGAGTCGGCCGCCCGCAAGAAGATCGTCGACCTCGCCGGCGAGCACGGCTGGCCGCTCTTCGTGAAGCCCGCGCGCGCGGGTTCGTCGATCGGCATCACCAAGGTCGACGACCTCTCCGGCCTCGACGAGGCGATCGCCGAGGCCCGGCGCCACGACCCGAAGATCCTGGTCGAGGCGGCGCTGCGGGGCCGCGAGATCGAGTGCGGAGTCCTGGAGTTCGAGGACGGCCCCCGCGCCTCCGTCCCGGCCGAGATCCCCCCGCCGGACGCGCACGCGTACTACGACTTCGACGCCAAGTACATCGACTCGACCCCGGGGATCGTCCCGGCGCCGCTGACGGACGAGGAGAGCGCCGAGGTCCGCAGGCTCGCCGTGGACGCCTTCGAGGCGGCGTCCTGCGAGGGGTTGGTGCGCGCGGACTTCTTCCTCACGGAGGACGGCGAGTTCGTCATCAACGAGATCAACACGATGCCCGGCTTCACTCCGATCTCGATGTACCCCGCGATGTGGCAGGCCACCGGAATCGCCTACCCGGAGCTGGTGGACCGCCTGATCCAGGCAGCGCTGCGCAGGCCGACGGGTCTGCGTTGA
- a CDS encoding NAD(P)H-dependent glycerol-3-phosphate dehydrogenase — translation MSKSVKAAVFSAGSWGTAFGMVLADAGCEVTLWARRPEVAEAINTARANPDYFPGVELPENLRATTDPAEAAADADYTVLSVPSQTLRANLAAWTPLLAPNTVLVSLMKGVELGTTMRMSEVIEDVAKVGPDRIAVVTGPNLAKEIASRMPAAAVVACTDEAVAQKLQAACHTPYFRPYTNTDVVGCELGGAVKNVIGLAVGIADGMGLGDNAKGSLITRGLAETTRLGLAMGADPLTFAGLAGLGDLVATCSSPLSRNHTFGTNLGKGMTLQETIAVTKQTAEGVKSCESVLDLARRHGVDMPITETVVAIVHEGKPPVVAVKELMSRSAKPERR, via the coding sequence GTGAGCAAGTCCGTGAAGGCGGCGGTGTTCAGCGCCGGTTCGTGGGGGACGGCTTTCGGCATGGTGCTCGCCGACGCGGGGTGCGAGGTCACCCTGTGGGCGCGCCGCCCGGAGGTGGCAGAGGCGATCAACACCGCCCGCGCCAACCCCGACTACTTCCCCGGCGTCGAGCTTCCGGAGAATCTGCGGGCCACGACGGACCCCGCCGAGGCCGCCGCCGACGCCGACTACACGGTCCTGTCGGTGCCCTCCCAGACCCTGCGCGCCAACCTCGCCGCGTGGACGCCGCTGCTCGCCCCGAACACCGTCCTCGTCTCGCTGATGAAGGGCGTCGAACTCGGTACGACCATGCGGATGAGCGAGGTCATCGAGGACGTCGCCAAGGTGGGCCCGGACCGGATCGCCGTGGTCACCGGACCCAACCTCGCCAAGGAGATCGCCTCCCGGATGCCCGCTGCGGCCGTGGTCGCCTGCACCGACGAGGCCGTCGCGCAGAAACTCCAGGCCGCCTGCCACACGCCGTACTTCCGCCCGTACACCAACACCGACGTGGTGGGCTGCGAGCTGGGCGGCGCGGTGAAGAACGTCATCGGCCTCGCCGTCGGCATCGCGGACGGCATGGGACTCGGCGACAACGCCAAGGGCTCGCTCATCACGCGCGGCCTCGCCGAGACCACCCGACTGGGCCTGGCGATGGGCGCGGACCCGCTCACCTTCGCCGGACTCGCCGGGCTCGGCGACCTGGTGGCCACCTGCTCCTCGCCGCTCTCCCGCAACCACACCTTCGGCACCAACCTCGGCAAGGGCATGACCCTCCAGGAGACCATCGCCGTCACCAAGCAGACCGCCGAGGGCGTCAAGTCCTGTGAGTCGGTGCTGGATCTGGCCCGCCGGCACGGCGTCGACATGCCCATCACCGAGACGGTCGTCGCCATCGTGCACGAGGGCAAGCCTCCGGTGGTCGCCGTCAAGGAGCTGATGTCGCGCAGCGCGAAGCCCGAACGACGCTGA
- a CDS encoding lysophospholipid acyltransferase family protein, whose protein sequence is MPRRRIGFWYRFAAVLCKPWLVVLIKRDWRGMEHIPVDGGFITAVNHNSHVDPFAYAHFQYNTGRVPRFLAKSALFRDGFVGAAMRGTGQIPVYRESTDALSAFRAAIDAVERGECVAFYPEGTLTRDPDGWPMTAKTGAARVALQTKCPVIPVAQWGANELLPPYAKKPNLLPRKTHHVLAGPPVDLSRFYGREMTPELLKEATEVIMAAVTAQLEEIRGEKAPETPYDPRQERIEQRRRTRAQTGTETDAETGAGAGTGAGTGAGMGAEISHEGENSK, encoded by the coding sequence GTGCCCCGCCGCAGAATCGGCTTCTGGTACCGCTTCGCAGCGGTCCTCTGCAAACCCTGGCTGGTGGTTCTGATCAAGCGGGACTGGCGCGGAATGGAGCACATTCCGGTCGACGGCGGCTTTATCACCGCGGTGAACCACAATTCGCACGTCGACCCGTTCGCCTACGCGCACTTCCAGTACAACACCGGACGGGTGCCGCGTTTCCTGGCGAAGAGCGCGCTTTTCAGGGACGGCTTCGTCGGTGCCGCGATGCGCGGCACCGGACAGATCCCCGTCTACCGCGAGAGCACGGACGCGCTGAGCGCCTTCCGGGCCGCGATCGACGCCGTGGAACGCGGCGAGTGCGTCGCGTTCTACCCCGAGGGCACCCTCACCCGCGACCCCGACGGCTGGCCCATGACCGCCAAGACCGGTGCCGCGCGCGTCGCCCTGCAGACCAAGTGTCCCGTGATCCCGGTCGCCCAGTGGGGCGCCAACGAACTGCTCCCGCCGTACGCCAAGAAGCCCAACCTCCTTCCGCGCAAGACCCACCATGTGCTCGCGGGGCCGCCCGTGGACCTCTCGCGGTTCTACGGCAGGGAGATGACGCCGGAGCTGCTGAAGGAGGCGACCGAGGTCATCATGGCCGCCGTCACCGCGCAGCTGGAGGAGATCCGGGGCGAGAAGGCGCCCGAGACGCCCTACGACCCGCGCCAGGAGCGGATCGAGCAGCGCCGCCGCACCCGGGCGCAGACCGGCACGGAAACGGACGCGGAGACGGGCGCAGGCGCAGGCACGGGCGCAGGCACGGGCGCGGGGATGGGCGCCGAGATCAGTCACGAGGGGGAGAACAGCAAGTGA